A segment of the Melospiza melodia melodia isolate bMelMel2 unplaced genomic scaffold, bMelMel2.pri scaffold_32, whole genome shotgun sequence genome:
cagcactggcaggccccagccctgggcacagggaagcagctgctggcagggacagctccaggcagcagagccctgggcaggcagtgggggggaagtgcccccaggctgtgctgggatatttaaagtaatctccaaacccaagtattccatgaatacttttcttacagatccccatgccaagacaaagaaaatgtccaacagcagctccatcaggcacttcctcctgctggcattggcagacacgcggcagctgcagctcctgcacttctgcctcttgctgggcatctccctggctgccctcctgggcaacggcctcatcatcagcgccgtagcctgtggccaccacctgcacacgcccatgttcttcttcctgctcaacctggccctcagtgacctgggctccatctgcaccactgtccccaaagccatgcacaattccctctgggacaccagaaccatctcctactcaggatgtgctgcacaggtatttttctttgtgttcttcatctcagcagagctttccctcctgaccatcatgtgctacgaccgctacgtgtccatctgcaaacccctgcactacgggaccctcctgggcagcagagcttgtgcccacatggcagcagctgcctgggccagtgcctttctctattcactgctgcatacagccaatacattttccctgcccctgtgccagggcaatgccctgggccagttcttctgtgaaatcccacagatcctcaagctctcctgctccaaatctcacctcagggaacttgggctcattgcagttagtgtctgtttagttcttggttgttttgtgttcgttgttttctcctatgtgcagatcttcagggctgtgctgaggatcccctctgagcagggacggtacaaagctttttccacctgcctccctcacctggccgtgctctccctgtttgttagcactgcagcctttgcctacctgaagccccactccatctcctccaaatccctggatctggccctgtcaattctgtactcagtggtgcctccagccctgaacccgctcatctacagcctgaggaaccaggagctcaaggctgcagtgtggagactgattgctggatgctttcaggaacattaatttgatggccaattgctgcaaaccacttgtaatagaagtcatcttattgttggtttgactgtaggtttttttttttttcctttatattagttttctcatattgtccacaaataaatgtctttgtttgtgccatttctcattttgtttctctccaccttccatgtggccacagactttgtcaatgaggggttgtgctctgggtgactttaaaggaaataaaggatgtcccagccaagttttctgcagagatgcccttttgttgccttctctggagctgcagcagcaatgtctgtgtgcagagctgggggcagatcagtgctggcacagcagctttgcccagcagcagcagcacttggtgttgccagtgctgctgccgtggccctgccctggtggccctggtgttgctgcagggcc
Coding sequences within it:
- the LOC134434089 gene encoding olfactory receptor 14J1-like; translated protein: LHYGTLLGSRACAHMAAAAWASAFLYSLLHTANTFSLPLCQGNALGQFFCEIPQILKLSCSKSHLRELGLIAVSVCLVLGCFVFVVFSYVQIFRAVLRIPSEQGRYKAFSTCLPHLAVLSLFVSTAAFAYLKPHSISSKSLDLALSILYSVVPPIISADIEVHAGYL